Proteins found in one Mangifera indica cultivar Alphonso chromosome 15, CATAS_Mindica_2.1, whole genome shotgun sequence genomic segment:
- the LOC123198170 gene encoding uncharacterized protein LOC123198170 isoform X1 encodes MAFDSSDFPVPQESSCYMQLGWQCDFYFGYGFDVIEEDATNEKYCIQVLRILITKADTEIDELEKDLVFLQNELAGVEYEEWFEICCNALRKQIDCLYIAVRSLKSKDKNDIEVRFLMYRKPLKSLHEILKALLGDYCNDKDKQNEQPLDAMVLDSFDSTVLPPEHLEENSKFIFSDSSTVVKEESQASSITYSESGSFLNTPLTHQEKKRNNSEAAKFYYEQPRYTNGKDSSPNSLKSEAGDHDEKEVLSTVDMEPAMKGEAREHYFTSVCNQVIQNSSLNSMDERRCSLELAMDQPVDIMLKNPNGTGLKHVVNYSNKKEKICSSNSKIVSDEAEENSSASTEDVIILDSASNSMGKDAKLCRRIKPINTVDKELDSNACSREEGHHNVRRNRCKPHLEVNGNEEVSTYHTTTAGKDKILDSPSDPEGKVHPPKAQKQPANAVIGDANTDALRHSTGVSRGRNNSGLSLCIPRQAKVGNLDSSSESTGALSHTTVSRQEKVGNLNTSLDALSLATGLSSRRNNSDSALTTSRHLRVRNSHFSPPALRHATGLEQGRNNSDSKVGGFRQAKGGNCEFDQKLCDFAQKAARKRGMKESNLILADRLKSSHLSPEVKGKGKPSLQIVKVEKSCLTDTEMSALTSLLDLQDDKGKKRGNAQAVEGKKLGEDVQMTETVAHNVKYNTGLSVKPQKHYGKRKSKSNSPGVKESGLQSLGIVPQPSFVAKSKGQWKSEPGSDSSSSNHSLNSKMRKKAVQHVQCEAEEQSIALDDSQNSTSQPQKKRKKNLSIPVLVEIKGSTLQIDLSKSRRDLNHAAGKDDLSITESYSIDSCTEVVTSSSFATSKLMELKIGELRAIAKEQKLTKYYKLRKTDLVGHIANKLGSC; translated from the exons ATGGCATTTGATTCAAGTGATTTTCCAGTTCCACAAGAGAGTAGTTGCTATATGCAACTTGGCTGGCAATGTGACTTCTACTTCGGTTATGGGTTTG ATGTGATTGAAGAAGATGCTACGAATGAGAAATATTGTATACAGGTGCTGAGGATCTTGATCACAAAGGCTGACACTGAAATTGATGAACTCGAAAAAGATTTAGTGTTTCTTCAAAATGAACTAGCTGGGGTAGAATACGAAGAATGGTTTGAGATATGTTGCAATGCTTTGCGAAAACAGATAGATTGCCTTTATATCGCGGTAAGGAGTTTGAAGAGTAAAGATAAAAACGATATTGAAGTTCGATTTTTGATGTATAGAAAACCTCTTAAGAGTTTGCATGAAATATTAAAAGCTCTACTCGGAGACTACTGCAACGATAAAGATAAACAG AATGAACAGCCCCTCGATGCGATGGTGCTAGACAGTTTTGATTCTACCGTACTTCCTCCTGAACATCTGGaagaaaactcaaaatttattttttctgactCGAGCACTGTTGTAAAGGAGGAAAGTCAAGCATCCAGTATTACCTATTCAGAAAGTGGTTCATTTTTAAATACACCTCTGACCCatcaagagaagaaaagaaataattcAGAAGCAGCTAAG TTCTATTATGAACAGCCTAGGTATACTAATGGTAAAGATTCCAGTCCAAACTCTTTGAAATCAGAAGCTGGTGACCATGATGAAAAAGAAGTATTAAGCACCGTTGACATGGAACCTGCTATGAAGGGGGAAGCCAGAGAACACTATTTTACTTCAGTGTGTAACCAAGTGATCCAAAATTCGTCTTTGAATTCCATGGATGAGAGAAGATGTAGTCTAGAACTGGCTATGGACCAG CCTGTTGATATCATGTTGAAGAATCCCAATGGAACTGGTTTGAAGCATGTTGTTAACTACTCCaacaagaaggaaaaaatttgctcttcaaattcaaaaattgtaAGTGATGAAGCAGAAGAAAACAGTTCTGCATCTACAGAAGATGTCATAATCTTGGATTCAGCATCAAACTCCATGGGAAAGGATGCAAAACTTTGTAGAAGGATCAAG CCGATAAATACTGTTGACAAAGAGTTAGACTCAAATGCTTGTTCACGTGAAGAAGGCCATCATAATGTTAGGAGGAATAGGTGCAAGCCACATTTGGAAGTTAATGGAAATGAGGAAGTCAGCACATACCATACCACTACTGCAGGCAAAGATAAAATTCTGGATTCACCTTCTGACCCTGAAGGCAAAGTGCATCCTCCAAAAGCACAGAAG CAGCCTGCAAATGCTGTCATAGGAGATGCTAACACTGATGCTTTAAGGCACTCAACTGGTGTCAGCAGGGGGAGAAACAATTCAGGTCTGAGTTTATGTATTCCTAGGCAGGCAAAAGTTGGGAATTTAGATAGCAGTAGTGAATCTACTGGTGCTTTGAGCCATACTACTGTCTCAAGGCAGGAAAAAGTTGGAAATTTGAATACTAGTCTTGATGCTTTGAGTTTGGCAACTGGTCTCAGCAGCAGGAGAAATAATTCTGATTCTGCATTAACTACTTCCAGACATTTACGAGTTAGAAATTCTCATTTTAGTCCTCCTGCTTTGAGGCATGCAACTGGCCTGGAGCAGGGGAGAAATAATTCTGATTCTAAGGTAGGTGGATTCAGACAGGCAAAAGGTGGAAACTGCGAGTTTGATCAAAAGCTTTGTGATTTTGCACAGAAGGCTGCACGTAAACGGGGAATGAAAGAATCCAATTTAATCCTGGCTGACAGGTTAAAATCTTCACATTTGTCTCCAGAGGTAAAAGGTAAGGGAAAACCTTCTCTACAAATTGTCAAGGTCGAAAAATCTTGTCTGACAGATACTGAAATGTCTGCTTTAACTTCACTTTTGGATCTACAAGAtgataagggaaaaaaaagaggCAATGCACAGGCTGTGGAAGGAAAAAAGCTAGGAGAAGACGTGCAAATGACTGAAACTGTTGCCCATAATGTGAAATATAACACTGGCTTGTCTGTGAAGCCACAAAAACATTATGGGAAGAGGAAATCCAAGTCAAATTCACCGGGTGTTAAAGAATCTGGTTTGCAATCTCTTGGAATCGTTCCACAGCCATCTTTTGTTGCAAAATCTAAGGGACAATGGAAATCCGAACCTGGGTCTGATAGTTCCAGTTCAAATCACTCATTGAATTCGAAGATGAGGAAGAAAGCAGTTCAACATGTTCAGTGTGAAGCTGAAGAGCAAAGTATTGCTTTGGATGACAGTCAAAATTCAACTTCACAGccacaaaagaaaagaaaaaagaatctgAGTATTCCAGTCCTTGTGGAGATTAAAGGTTCAACTCTTCAAATTGACTTATCAAAATCGCGCAGGGATCTAAATCATGCTGCAGGTAAGGATGATCTTTCGATCACAGAATCCTACTCAATTGATTCCTGCACTGAGGTTGTGACATCTTCGTCTTTTGCAACTAGTAAACTGATGGAACTAAAAATAGGTGAGCTGAGGGCCATTGCAAAGGAACAGAAACTAACAAAGTATTATAAGCTTCGAAAAACTGATCTGGTCGGACATATAGCCAACAAATTAGGTTCTTGTTAA
- the LOC123198170 gene encoding uncharacterized protein LOC123198170 isoform X8, which translates to MAFDSSDFPVPQESSCYMQLGWQCDFYFGYGFDVIEEDATNEKYCIQVLRILITKADTEIDELEKDLVFLQNELAGVEYEEWFEICCNALRKQIDCLYIANEQPLDAMVLDSFDSTVLPPEHLEENSKFIFSDSSTVVKEESQASSITYSESGSFLNTPLTHQEKKRNNSEAAKFYYEQPRYTNGKDSSPNSLKSEAGDHDEKEVLSTVDMEPAMKGEAREHYFTSVCNQVIQNSSLNSMDERRCSLELAMDQPVDIMLKNPNGTGLKHVVNYSNKKEKICSSNSKIVSDEAEENSSASTEDVIILDSASNSMGKDAKLCRRIKPINTVDKELDSNACSREEGHHNVRRNRCKPHLEVNGNEEVSTYHTTTAGKDKILDSPSDPEGKVHPPKAQKQPANAVIGDANTDALRHSTGVSRGRNNSGLSLCIPRQAKVGNLDSSSESTGALSHTTVSRQEKVGNLNTSLDALSLATGLSSRRNNSDSALTTSRHLRVRNSHFSPPALRHATGLEQGRNNSDSKVGGFRQAKGGNCEFDQKLCDFAQKAARKRGMKESNLILADRLKSSHLSPEVKGKGKPSLQIVKVEKSCLTDTEMSALTSLLDLQDDKGKKRGNAQAVEGKKLGEDVQMTETVAHNVKYNTGLSVKPQKHYGKRKSKSNSPGVKESGLQSLGIVPQPSFVAKSKGQWKSEPGSDSSSSNHSLNSKMRKKAVQHVQCEAEEQSIALDDSQNSTSQPQKKRKKNLSIPVLVEIKGSTLQIDLSKSRRDLNHAAGKDDLSITESYSIDSCTEVVTSSSFATSKLMELKIGELRAIAKEQKLTKYYKLRKTDLVGHIANKLGSC; encoded by the exons ATGGCATTTGATTCAAGTGATTTTCCAGTTCCACAAGAGAGTAGTTGCTATATGCAACTTGGCTGGCAATGTGACTTCTACTTCGGTTATGGGTTTG ATGTGATTGAAGAAGATGCTACGAATGAGAAATATTGTATACAGGTGCTGAGGATCTTGATCACAAAGGCTGACACTGAAATTGATGAACTCGAAAAAGATTTAGTGTTTCTTCAAAATGAACTAGCTGGGGTAGAATACGAAGAATGGTTTGAGATATGTTGCAATGCTTTGCGAAAACAGATAGATTGCCTTTATATCGCG AATGAACAGCCCCTCGATGCGATGGTGCTAGACAGTTTTGATTCTACCGTACTTCCTCCTGAACATCTGGaagaaaactcaaaatttattttttctgactCGAGCACTGTTGTAAAGGAGGAAAGTCAAGCATCCAGTATTACCTATTCAGAAAGTGGTTCATTTTTAAATACACCTCTGACCCatcaagagaagaaaagaaataattcAGAAGCAGCTAAG TTCTATTATGAACAGCCTAGGTATACTAATGGTAAAGATTCCAGTCCAAACTCTTTGAAATCAGAAGCTGGTGACCATGATGAAAAAGAAGTATTAAGCACCGTTGACATGGAACCTGCTATGAAGGGGGAAGCCAGAGAACACTATTTTACTTCAGTGTGTAACCAAGTGATCCAAAATTCGTCTTTGAATTCCATGGATGAGAGAAGATGTAGTCTAGAACTGGCTATGGACCAG CCTGTTGATATCATGTTGAAGAATCCCAATGGAACTGGTTTGAAGCATGTTGTTAACTACTCCaacaagaaggaaaaaatttgctcttcaaattcaaaaattgtaAGTGATGAAGCAGAAGAAAACAGTTCTGCATCTACAGAAGATGTCATAATCTTGGATTCAGCATCAAACTCCATGGGAAAGGATGCAAAACTTTGTAGAAGGATCAAG CCGATAAATACTGTTGACAAAGAGTTAGACTCAAATGCTTGTTCACGTGAAGAAGGCCATCATAATGTTAGGAGGAATAGGTGCAAGCCACATTTGGAAGTTAATGGAAATGAGGAAGTCAGCACATACCATACCACTACTGCAGGCAAAGATAAAATTCTGGATTCACCTTCTGACCCTGAAGGCAAAGTGCATCCTCCAAAAGCACAGAAG CAGCCTGCAAATGCTGTCATAGGAGATGCTAACACTGATGCTTTAAGGCACTCAACTGGTGTCAGCAGGGGGAGAAACAATTCAGGTCTGAGTTTATGTATTCCTAGGCAGGCAAAAGTTGGGAATTTAGATAGCAGTAGTGAATCTACTGGTGCTTTGAGCCATACTACTGTCTCAAGGCAGGAAAAAGTTGGAAATTTGAATACTAGTCTTGATGCTTTGAGTTTGGCAACTGGTCTCAGCAGCAGGAGAAATAATTCTGATTCTGCATTAACTACTTCCAGACATTTACGAGTTAGAAATTCTCATTTTAGTCCTCCTGCTTTGAGGCATGCAACTGGCCTGGAGCAGGGGAGAAATAATTCTGATTCTAAGGTAGGTGGATTCAGACAGGCAAAAGGTGGAAACTGCGAGTTTGATCAAAAGCTTTGTGATTTTGCACAGAAGGCTGCACGTAAACGGGGAATGAAAGAATCCAATTTAATCCTGGCTGACAGGTTAAAATCTTCACATTTGTCTCCAGAGGTAAAAGGTAAGGGAAAACCTTCTCTACAAATTGTCAAGGTCGAAAAATCTTGTCTGACAGATACTGAAATGTCTGCTTTAACTTCACTTTTGGATCTACAAGAtgataagggaaaaaaaagaggCAATGCACAGGCTGTGGAAGGAAAAAAGCTAGGAGAAGACGTGCAAATGACTGAAACTGTTGCCCATAATGTGAAATATAACACTGGCTTGTCTGTGAAGCCACAAAAACATTATGGGAAGAGGAAATCCAAGTCAAATTCACCGGGTGTTAAAGAATCTGGTTTGCAATCTCTTGGAATCGTTCCACAGCCATCTTTTGTTGCAAAATCTAAGGGACAATGGAAATCCGAACCTGGGTCTGATAGTTCCAGTTCAAATCACTCATTGAATTCGAAGATGAGGAAGAAAGCAGTTCAACATGTTCAGTGTGAAGCTGAAGAGCAAAGTATTGCTTTGGATGACAGTCAAAATTCAACTTCACAGccacaaaagaaaagaaaaaagaatctgAGTATTCCAGTCCTTGTGGAGATTAAAGGTTCAACTCTTCAAATTGACTTATCAAAATCGCGCAGGGATCTAAATCATGCTGCAGGTAAGGATGATCTTTCGATCACAGAATCCTACTCAATTGATTCCTGCACTGAGGTTGTGACATCTTCGTCTTTTGCAACTAGTAAACTGATGGAACTAAAAATAGGTGAGCTGAGGGCCATTGCAAAGGAACAGAAACTAACAAAGTATTATAAGCTTCGAAAAACTGATCTGGTCGGACATATAGCCAACAAATTAGGTTCTTGTTAA